AATTTTATGCCCATATTTGTTGTTTAATGATAAACTATGATGATAAATTTCATTACGATAGACTATTTTTAATAGTACTTTATTGgagatataattttttttttttaagattggAGAAGAAAGTGGCCTAATCGTCACGCAAAATATTTTAAACAAATTAAGCAATATTTGTGCATTCAGCTCCTAATGCCGTCAAACTAATTCCAACATGTGGCCTATACTATGCTGGGCTTGCCCCACAAAGTCCCAAATCAGCATCAGCTCCTGTAAAGTGTAAACAGCCTTCTCACCTTTGACAAACTTCGATCTCTGCCTCGCAACTCCCATTATAACACAAAGATCAAAACCGGAGATCAAAACCGATGAAAATCCCTCATATAAACCCCGGATGCCCCCGGATGAAGGTCCAGAAACGTTATTATTTTATTGACattattattttgttgatatgGCTAATTTCTCCCCTCATCAAATCGGAATTACTATActgattttttgaatttttttgttttgtatttcCACTCTACCCTGGGAGAAAGTGCTCGAGTTCTGAATCATTGGCGTTGGATTTTCAATCGCCGACCGGTGTTGGTTCCACTATGGAGAACTCGGACTTACTTAAGGTAATTCAGGAAAGGTTAAAATTTATTATAGGAAAACTAAACCTTATGTTTTCATCTGTTATTATTATTGTGTATGATGATCCATTGTTCTGTTTTGGATTCGCCAAAAAAGGATGTGAAGGATTTCGGTGCGATCAAGACGAACGTGACAGGATTTTAATATAAATACAAGTTTAATTTCGAAATATACCCGTTTTgattgcaagtatacagatcaaatTAGTAGTTTAGGGCAAATATCGGGTTGATCCCACGAGAAAGATTGGATAATTACCGGCACtactaaaacttctctattatttagacgatcaatgaattaaaaaaaataaaactatgctaaacttATGCAAGATAATAACAAaggaaagctccttaggttatggtatccctaactactcatatAAGTATTATTTTTGGATCATTAAGTACTACTATCTTGGCTAGCTATGGcgtaattttcttatatatgtaaaacctactttcgtagtgaattaactatacttataactaatctatacctactctcatggttatgaaattagctacaagttcatttcttctatgaaattacataaaataaattactaaagccacataggtgcacctctactctcgtgagtgtactccttaggtttagcacttcttgaactagtgttaaatctcaattttcattgaagaaacaACACATTAAGatcatcacaattaatggtaccaagttaatcatgatttaaagagttaaagtgctaaataacttactcaaaataatagcataataaacactaacaatcatagaaagttcaaccaaacctacggcataaactttagaaacacataataaacttaaaatccaaaacttgtatattaactaaatttaaaatcaagtacaaaagataaagagtttggaaagaAATATATCCCTTGTCACATAAGTTCatctcctccatcttcatctccttcttcatctttgcctagctaataaacaaaAAGGATGAACTACTAGTTAAACTATCCTATAATAAACTAACCTAATACTAAGAAAATGTAAGAACTACATTTTTTCGTAATATTTCTTGCACTCTCCAAGCTCTCTTTGTCCTTGCAAGTTCATGGCAATTTATAAATGAtttagtcaagaaatgaggcttcAAACATCACTTTTACAGCTGCAAAAAGTTGTTGTCACACGTCCATCAACAGCTGTAAATTATTGGAGGAAGAAACAAGATGTGTAAGTGGAGAGCCGCCATTTCTGAccagaatccggccacaaatctgGCCGGATTGCTCCCCTACCATTCTTAGCAATTTCTGTCTAGTCTTCAATGTTGTTCCAATTCTGcctcaacttcaactgaacatttcttgatgatagaagctgaattaactcttgaccaaaacatgaaacttgtagccctttaagttagctttccaatgcatcaagaatcacctcatttggatttgtgtagacGGATAAATGAtagaaatacccttgactgctcactGCCTTGTTTCAGTTTTGTCCAATAGAAATTGGCTACTGTAACTCGGTTTTTTGACagggaaaaccttcaaactggatttcgatgtcttcacaAGATTTGTAGATCTATTTCTTGCCTTCAAAATGGTTCAataatcatctcaatccgatcattgtagctcaagttatagcccaAATACAAAGATATGTCAAAGCTATCAACTTCCTCTTCATCCAAACGAAGTATATTTCCAACCCCTATACAAATTATGGacaaaatgcaagtaaaaagtgacaaaaacctcatttaatcactgaAGAGCATTTtacaccaattatagccaaactgatccattttcttcctacaatattgccaaagtgactaaaaataacataaaatatcattcgAATATAGCGAAAATTAGTCACTTGTCAGAACGCTTGGACATTTTTTAGGCCAAGCCAGCCTGCAGACGTAATTCACCTACTCCATCATCTTTTTAAATTCTATTGGTATCCTCTTTGTAACAGCATTTATCTTCtgcaaaaaatatttattatgaAGATCTTTGCGGAGTTTTTCTTGTTTAGAATTATCAAACTGATTTTAGATGTAATTCTTGTACAGAAAACAATTGATCCATTGAATACGGCAGCTTCACTTGCATTGGATACTGTTGGTTCATCTGATGTCATACCTCTGTCGTCAAGTACGAAAGTCATGGTAGTAAGATGCTCGTAATTTGTTCTTATTAGTAGTTAATTTGTTTCGGTGTTCACATAGTTTGTTTTGGCATTCAAAAAATTAATGTTTAGGTGATAAGTTCGGTTTTCCCATTAAGTTCCGTTCTCGTTATTTAATTGTATTGCATGGAGCTCTTATTAGACAGCTTGTGTTAAGAGACCTCTCAAATAATGTTTCTTGTTCTAGAGTGCTTGCATGATTGGATTGAAGAGTTTTACTCTTTTAGACTTCTTGAACTGATTTTAGATATATTTTTGGTACAGAATATTACTGACTGGTTTAGTCTTGGAAATTCATTTGCATCGGACACTATTGCTTCATCTGATCACCCAACTCCTGTGTCCTCAAGTTCTACAGTTACGGTAATTAAGTACTTGTGATttgatattattattgtttttttcgTATTAGAGTTTGTATAGTTTTACTTTGCCTTGCTACATTGTGCAAAACTTCTCATACACAGCATTCTTAGAACAGTGCTTTGTTTAACTCATAAGTTACTTTTTCCTATTAAATTCGTGTCTTATTAGTTAGGACAAATTACATTTTAGCCTCCTGTGATTTTTGCAAAAATCACATAACCTCCCATGATtcaaaaagctatacataaactCTCTGTAGTTTGGGTTGAACTATCAAATACACGGAATGAACTCATCGTGATGGTTCGTGGGCAAAACGTGCTTGTACTACTAGTATCAATAAGAACCATTCCCATATTACCCTTTGACCCTGATGTGGACAGGATGCTAACTATACACAAAAAGAATGCTAACTAGTTAAAGGTGGGGGAATGCAAGAGACATGAGGCATATTCCAGCAAAAGGTGAAAGGTGCTATCTAGTTTGGACTGCGAATTTTCGCAGAAGAAACGCACCGGAACCAACTCTCAAACGAATTAACAAGACCTGGCTCGATCTCAATCGTCCACCGGAACCAACTCTCAAATATAGAGGAACAGGATCCAACTCCGGTTAAATCTTTGCGCATGAAATTATGGTCTGATTCTTAAAGATCCAGACACACATCCCTCCCCAGGCCATATGCGAATCATGAACGAATTGGAAAATGCAAGAGATAGGAGGCATATGATGAAATGCGAAACGGGAGTCAAGAGGGGCTCGGGGCAGGGGAGGGTGGAGCCTTGAGATTGCAGCCCACCTGCGTCCACATCAGGGGTCAAAGGGCATCTCTTGTTTTGATTGACTGGTCCTTCCATTTCTGGTTCCAAGATTCACTCTCATTTCAGGGTTGGCACGAGCTTGGGTTGTCGGTGGCGTGAAGGATACGGTAGAATGTTATGGTTTGAAGacacagaagaagaagaagaagctgcTAAGTCCTCCGGCTGCGTCCTACCATATCTCCCCAGTGGCTGACAGATTCTTTTCACAACACAACTCTTCACGCTACCCATAAATAACAAACCCCTTCACAAAACTCAAAAGAagggaataaaaaataaaagcgaAATAATACAAAAATAAGGAAAGGAGCTGTAAGAAGAAATCCCCAAAGCAGCCAAATTCCGCAAGCCAAGATCCCCACCACCCTTATCACTGCCCACCAGTCACCAAACCCTCTCCAAAGTCCGAAGGTAAAAGCTGATAACCCTCTCTTTCTCACGACAAAGGTCAAAGCAAGGGAGAGTCTGACTTCACCtgcttcttttttgtatttatattagGGTAATTTGGACATTTTGCCCACGAATCGTCACGATGGGTTCTTTCCGTCTATTTGACAGTTCAACCCAAACTACAGGGagtttatgtatagctttttgaATCATGGGGGTTATGTGATTTTTGCGAAAACTACAGAGggctaaaatgtaatttgccttATTATTTAAGTGTATTGCATATGGCTATTATTGGATTCCTTACGTGCCTTTGAAACAATATTTATTTGTTATCGAGGGAAACTGTTCTTCTAACCTCGCTCCCTCTTGTCAAGTACTAAATTCGTGGGAGGAAAGTAGTAgttttagaatttgatttgttttggaGTTCATATAGTTTTACTTTTCCCTATTACTGTGCAAACCTTCTCCAAATACAGCATTCTTTGGGCAGAACTTTGTTTACTTGATAAATAATTTTTGTCATGTTAAATTAGTTTCTTGTTATTTAATTCTACTGCCATGGGGCTCTTATTGAATTTATTGTGTTAGAAGACCTatgaaagaaatttttttctagGGTATAAAACAAAAAGGCCCCCTGTAGTAaatctaatacacagaaaagccttCCGTGGTTTCAAAACGTATAACATGATAcctcatactttgaactaaattgtaaaattgatggaatccgttaaacttaacggaaatgacttattggaatcttaaaaaaaaatttatacctaatttttaacaaatatacctGTTCTACCCCTTAACACTCAATTCTCTctatccaaaaaataaataaatgatttttttgaactatcttttgcttaattatatcagagcattttggtcatttcatccatttccgttaagtttaacggattccatcacctttacaatttagttcaaagtatggaGTGTCGTGTTGTACGTTTTGAAATCACGGGGGTTTTTCTATACATTAGTTTTACCACGGAGGGTTTTTTTgctttttacccttttttctaTAGAGAGCGTGCATGGCCATGTTGTATTATTGTTTAGattcatcaaattgattttagatATATTTCTGCTACAGAATATAGGTAATTTATCGAGTCCGGCAACTTTATTGCACTGGAGACTGTTGAATCATGTGACCTAATCTCACTGCCATCGATTACCAAAGTTATGGTAATAAAGTGCTGCTAATTTGCTTTTATTATCTTTGGATTTGTTTGGAGTTCACATAGTTTGAGTACTTTTCCTTGTTACATTGTGTAAAACTTGTTTAAACACAGCATTATTTGACTAGTGCTTTGTTCAATTGATgagttatttttttcttgttaattTGGATCTCATTTTTTAATGTTATGGCATGGGGCTTTTATTGGATTGCTTTTGTTAGGAGACCTGTAAATGAATATTTACTTGATACAGAGAGCTTGCAGAATTGTTGGTTTGTTAACTTTTACTTGTTTAGCATTATTGAACTGAATTGTTGTGCTTCTGTGGCATAGAATATGACTGATTCATTGAGTCCAAGTTCACTTGCATTGGTGACTGTTGCTTCACCTAAGCCCATACCTCCATCTTCAAGGACTGACGTTATGGTAATAAAGTAGTACTATATTGCTATTATTACTATTGATTTCTTTTGGAGTTTGTATAGATTTACTTTGTctttctacttggtgcaaaagTTCTTTAAAGACAGCATTCTCTTACtagttgtattttttattaataaGTTATTTATTTCCATCAAATTTgtgttttcttatttttgatTGTACTGCATAGGCCTTTCATCAGAAATTTTGTGATAAGGAGATTTGTGAAAGaaaatgtttacttgttattagagagcttttgtaattgttgatggaAGAGCTTTACACGCTCAGACTCATCAAACTGATTGTAGATTTATTGACTGTGCAGAATTTAACTGATCCATTGACTCCGGCAACTTCACTTGCATTGGAGACTGTTGCTTCATCCGAGCTGACCCCtttttcatcaataaatacCACTTCTAAAGGGCAGGAAGAAGCCATAACCACAACTACTAAATTAGAAACAATGAAGGGCAATGTTGTGGCAGAGATAGTAATAAAACATCTCACTAGTGCTCAACTTCAGATGTTAGAAGCCAGAGGAGACGCTGTGATTAATTTCGCTAAAAGCTTCATTCAGTTGCTTGAGGAGAAGGACAACTTCAAGGAACCCAAGGCCAGAAAAGCTACACTTGCTGTTCTGAGCTTCATGCTGCCGTTTCTTGTTTGTCGtctatttttttccttctctggcAGCCAAAGTTCCTTCAATGGAGCTATACCACCACCAACCTGAAAGATATTTGCTATTTGATTAATAGACAAAACTCAATTAGCTCCTCATATTTCTGCTGtccat
The DNA window shown above is from Coffea arabica cultivar ET-39 chromosome 5e, Coffea Arabica ET-39 HiFi, whole genome shotgun sequence and carries:
- the LOC140006996 gene encoding uncharacterized protein; the protein is MKIPHINPGCPRMKCSSSESLALDFQSPTGVGSTMENSDLLKKTIDPLNTAASLALDTVGSSDVIPLSSSTKVMNITDWFSLGNSFASDTIASSDHPTPVSSSSTVTIHSHFRVGTSLGCRWREGYGRMLWFEDTEEEEEAAKSSGCVLPYLPSG